A single window of Coffea eugenioides isolate CCC68of chromosome 7, Ceug_1.0, whole genome shotgun sequence DNA harbors:
- the LOC113777424 gene encoding metacaspase-4-like gives MAKKAVLIGCNYPGTKAELKGCINDVQRMYACLIDRYGFSEDDITTLIDTDSSYSQPTGRNIRRALSDLIRSASPGDILFVHYSGHGTRLPAETGEDDDTGYDECIVPCDMNLITDDDMRDLVDRVPEGCRITIVSDSCHSGGLIDEAKEQIGESTKRSSSHAQRNEDEGGFGFRDFLHEKVRDALESRGIHGFRGHHRREEEAEEEEGVGEESGFTSRSLPLSTLIDILKQKTGKEDIDVGKLRPTLFDIFGEDASPKVKKFMKVIMNRLQEHGAGGESGGGFMGMVGSLAHQFLQQKLEENDEDYVKPALETHVGSKQEAYAGATKRELPDSGILISGCQTFQTSADATPQGHNSDSYGALSNAIQTIIAKSDGVITNQELVLKTRELLKRQGFTQQPGLYCSDHHVDAPFVC, from the exons ATGGCGAAGAAGGCAGTGCTGATCGGCTGCAACTATCCGGGCACAAAGGCAGAGCTCAAAGGATGCATCAACGACGTCCAACGGATGTACGCTTGTTTAATCGACCGTTACGGCTTCTCTGAGGATGACATCACCACCTTGATCGACACTGATTCTTCCTACAGTCAGCCCACTGGCCGGAACATCCGCCGTGCTCTCTCGGATCTGATCAGATCAGCTAGCCCTGGCGACATCCTCTTTGTCCACTACAGCGGCCATGGAACTCGCCTCCCGGCTGAGACCGGCGAGGACGATGATACCGGCTATGATGAGTGTATTGTCCCTTGTGATATGAACCTAATTACTG ATGATGACATGAGAGACTTGGTTGATCGGGTACCTGAAGGATGTCGGATCACAATTGTTTCGGATTCGTGCCATAGTGGTGGCCTAATTGACGAGGCCAAAGAGCAAATTGGAGAGAGCACCAAAAGATCTTCTTCTCACGCCCAGAGGAATGAAGATGAGGGGGGCTTTGGGTTTAGGgattttttgcatgaaaaagtCCGAGATGCGTTGGAGTCCCGTGGTATTCATGGATTTAGAGGCCACCACCGGAgagaagaagaagcagaagaGGAAGAAGGAGTAGGAGAGGAATCTGGATTTACGAGCAGATCTTTGCCGCTCTCGACCCTTATTGATATACTCAAGCAGAAGACTGGCAAGGAGGATATTGATGTGGGAAAGCTAAGGCCCACGCTGTTTGACATTTTTGGAGAGGATGCTAGTCCTAAGGTGAAGAAGTTTATGAAGGTTATCATGAACAGACTCCAGGAGCATGGTGCTGGAGGCGAGTCTGGTGGTGGATTTATGGGGATGGTTGGAAGTTTGGCTCATCAGTTCCTCCAGCAGAAGCTGGAGGAAAATGATGAGGATTATGTGAAACCTGCATTGGAAACACACGTCGGGAGCAAGCAGGAGGCTTATGCTGGTGCAACCAAAAGGGAACTTCCTGATAGTGGCATTCTGATCAGTGGATGTCAAACCTTTCAAACATCTGCGGATGCTACCCCTCAGGGTCACAATAGTGATTCTTACGGGGCTCTCAGCAATGCCATTCAAACCATAATTGCTAAGTCAGATGGTGTCATTACAAATCAGGAACTTGTGTTGAAGACCAGGGAGTTGCTGAAAAGACAGGGCTTCACTCAGCAGCCAGGCCTCTATTGCAGCGACCATCATGTTGATGCTCCTTTTGTGTGCTAG